The window TATCCCCTTTTTGTTGGCAGCGTTCTTTATTGCAGCCGGTTATGTCAAGTTGGATGGGGACCCGGGGATGGTTGCGAATTTTGAGCGTTGGGGCTATCCGGCATGGTCGATGTATCTGGTCGGGCTCATCGAAATCCTTGGTGCGGCACTGCTTGTGTTTGCCAGGGCACGCTTTTATGGAGCGCTGGTTATTGTTGTTACTATGACTGGTGCGTTATTGACGCATTGGCAGGCAGGTGAAATGGAAACAGCCAGCCCGGCAATGATACTCTGGGGTCTGGCAGCGATAGAATTGTGGCGTAATCAGAAGAAACGATTGAAAAGATAAGTCATACAGGCAGGCAATAGCAGGTCTGAAAAAGAATTGAAGGCATGGCATTTCAATTCAGGTTTTCACCATTTACGATACAGGGCAAATCGCTTGGTATTGAGAACCCGCTTGTACCGCCCTTCTATAAAATGCTTATGAGAAGGGCGGTATTGATCAGCTCAACTGTTCATACTCGTCCTTCGAGAAAGCTTTGCGAAGTAGATGAGTTACTTTGGCAGCAATGACTTCATCATGCAGATGATGAAATTTGCGATTCTGAAGATCGAGCTCCTCCAACGTGATGACATTGTTTGTGGTCCGGATCTCAAGGTGGTCTGATGCAGGCTGTGGGTAGCTCATCCGAGTCTCCTTTTTACACTCCATTTTTATGGAATTGCACACGCACTGAGTGATGTGCAACAAAAAGATACAGGGTGCGGCTATACCTTGAATAAGATGCTCGAATAATTGATAGCAGAGATGATGTCGCCTGTCAAATTGACAGAGTCCTTATGTTGCGACAGAAGTGGTTGCCGGGATTGACCTCTTGATCAATTGCAACCACCCCTGTTTTTGGGCCGGGAAGGCGAAGGATTACACCGAAGTCTGCATGATTGCCGATTGTAATTGTGCCATGCAGCTCCGTGTGATTTTATGAAATTTTCAGGTTAAAGTGCGGTCCGCAGTATCTCACGGCAAGTATCCAGACTCAGGTCCTGGGTCTCAGAGAGTAGTGCTGTCATGCCATGATTTTCAAGGGAAGTGACAATCCGCTCTATTCCATCTTCTCCGATATCGTAATCAGAAAGCAGTGTTTTAACGCTTAGTTGCTGGAAGAACTCTTCAGGCATGGTAATGGCGCTTTCAATGCGGGTGTCCTCATCGCCTTTGGTGATGCCCCGGATCCTCTTTCCATATTGGAGCAGTTTGCCGCGTTTACGGTCTTTCCGCACACGCCACACGGCAGGTTGAATGATAGCAAGTGATTTGGCGTGATCCAGTGCGGGACTCGGGTGAATGAGGTGGCCAGTGTGGTGGGCTATGAGAGTGCGGCGCAATTCAGCCGGGAGTTTAATCGTTATTTTGGCAACAGCCCCAGAGAATTTGCCAGGAGGGAGCTTGCCGGGATTGTTTAACGAGGGACTCTTATGAAACAGTTGGGTGTATAACCGAAGTTGAGAGTGGTTTTCTCGCTGAGAATGGATGGTGACCAGCTTGTTTTGCTTTGTTATCACTCAGCGTGCACGCAGGGGGCTGGTTAAAGAGCAGCCTGGGTAAGTTTCAGGTACACCGCTTGGGCTTGAGATACATTCTCAGGCTCTATGTCATAATCATGAGCGTAGCTTCGGGCAGGGAGTATTGACTTGGCAAATCTACCGAGTTTATCCGGGTCCAGATCAAGGAGTGCTGCAAGCTTGGTAAGCTGAGTATCCGGGGAGTTGCAAAGCGTGTCGTAGTTGAAAAATACTAGCTGGTGGGAGTGATCATCAAGAAGTTTTCTGTATGAAACGGTCCAGTAATGAAGCCAGAATTCGATGGAGTGAGCAGGCCTCTGAGCAGCCGCCGGGAATGTGCTGTCGATTTCAAATGGTTTGATGTTCTCCCCAAACTCATGGTGGCCTAACCAGGTCATGTACTTACGTGCAAAAGGAGTCTCCTTATGAATTTGACAAAAGTGCTGATGTTGTTTGAGTAGGGAACTGGCGTGATCGATTGGCTTCCGAAACGGTACCAGAATAACGCCATCGGGAAATGCTGCTGTGATTAATTCGATTCTTAGTAAATTATTATTGTTTTTGGCGAGATACCTCGTCCCTGTTTTTGTGCTTGAGGACGCGGCGAGAATGTTGTTTACATATTTTCTATATTTTTCTTCAAGCTCTTTGTCTCGACTCTGAAATGCTAACGAGTTTTTCTGAACATACTGTTCTTTGCTGAACGTAAGCCAGAATATCTCTTCAAACGCTTCAGGGCTATCAAAGTTTACCTCTAATCGATCGCCGTGGGCACGTTCTTTTTTCTCTCCGGTTTGATAATAGTTCTGAGAGATTTTTGGCCAGAGATAAGGCGCTGTAACGAATGGCATATTACGGTATGTGAGGGTCGAAAAGACTCCTGTACTGTACAACGCCTCAAGCAATATGGTGGTGCCACCTCTGGCCAGTCCGGAGACAAATACAGGGGGAGGAGATGGCTGATCTCTCTTGGGAATTACGGCACAATCCAGATCGAATGCCAGTTCCCGGACCACCTTATAATTCAAGCTAAGATGATGCAGAAAAGATGATGATCTTGAGTAGGCATCAAGCTTACTGTGCTTGGAGTCGGTGAATTTCGTTCTCAATATGGCGTAGAGGGTGCCTACCAGTAACGCCGAAATTTGAGTGTCGACTCTGAGGAAAGAGTTGAAGGATTGTGTGAGATCGGTTTTCAGAAGATATCCTGTGGCAAGATATGTGAGAGTAAAGACTGAGCAGCAGAGTAGCAGGAAAAAGCCAAGCAAGCAGGTTGATTGAAGTATCAGCCTGGCATAATGGGGAATGACCATCCCTTTCCTGTGATCACTTATTCTGCTGGAACGGATAACGGAAACAGATTTCGTAGAATGTTTACGCAGCTTGATCAGTTCAGCATTAAAGGGCAATGCCCTGAACGATTCGATGAAAACAATACAGGGGGCGATTACGACTGCTAGTAGTGTCGGCAGAGTCTCAAACGATATCATGATGCCGGTTTATCATTGGTCCGGATTTTTTTGTAGACCCTCTTGAGCGGGTACCAGAAGATGCCGAATATCGCCAGAACGATAGAGAAGATGACTCCTAAAATGACTCCGACTACACCCATGCCAAGCCCCGGGCCAATATAGGCGTGGGCGGTTTGGGGTAACATGATGAGAAGTAATGATAAAAGTAGAATTATCTGCATACGGGGAGCTCCTCGAAAAAGTTGGTGGGGAGAAACCTGGCTTCGGATACTTTAATAAACTGCTTTTTGCCTCCGTAATAATTCAGGAATTCAAAGACAATTTCTCCGTGCTCATCTACTTCAAACACCCAGCCCTGCTGTGGAGAGGTGACAAGGATGCCATTATTTTCCAGAAACTGGTGTTTGCCCTGGTGCCAGGTGTAAAAATTATACTTTTCACCGTCAACCAGGGTTTTATGTTTGTAGCTGACCGGGTCGATCTCCATGATGCTCGAAAAACCACGGTGCATATTGTTGTTGAAAATGGAGATAGTGCCTTTACTGTTCCAGTCGGGATCATGTTGTCGGCGTGCCAACCCCTGTCGCCACCATTTCACCTCAAGTGTGTCAGGGTTTATGATGAAGATGAGGTCCGGAGAGCGCAAACTGACCAACAGGTCACCTGGTTCGAACCCTGGGTATTGTTCTATCCATTTTTCAGGCAGGGGTTCGATATCATTGGGATGCCAGCGATCAGGCACCCACTTGGAACCATCTCTACTGTCTTGCTGTAAGATACTAAAAATATCGATGCTTGGATTGGCCTCCATTATTTCCTGTAAAGGAAAGGTTCTGATAACTTCGCCAGAATCGTAGTCGACCTTAGTCAGGTTCATCCCATAACCTTTATCTATTCCAGGGATTCCCCACGCCCAGACGGAGTTATCGTTATCCAGGGCGACGGAGTGGTGAAAGTTTCCTTTCAACCGCCAGACTTCGTTGCTGCAGTAGTCATAACGGGTAAGCGAAGTTCCAGAGTCGTATGCAACCACGATGGAGCCGTCGCGGCCAATCTCTATGCCGTGCGGGAACACGTTATTATCGGGTCTGTGCTTCCATGAGACATTTTCCTGACTGATATTCCACATATGGCTGACTTTACCTTGATTGTTCAGCAATATGGCACCATGAAATGATTTTTCCATGTCAAAAGCACCATATATCAGGCGGTATCCTTCGGGTGCCTGTGGGGAGAGGTATATGAGGGGTTTTGATCTACGGGATTTTGTCGGAATATCAGTCAGCGAAGTGTATTTTCCTGAAAATAGATCACCCCTGTCTGAGTTTATGATGTGGCGTTCCGGTTTGAAGTTCAGGTCGTTTTTCACCTTTTCCACCAAGGTTTTTGTTTCCTCCTTGTCGCCGGTGATGAACTTTTCAATCTCTGCTATGAGTGGATAAGGCCATTTTTTTGTCGCGTAAACATAAACACCAATGGAGAAGGCTGATAGTATAGCCAACCAACTGCAAGAAATGATGAAGATCAATTTACCTGGACCGGATTTGGATTTCATGGCTGTATGTGACTAGGGTTATGGGAAATGCTTGTACTCGACTTGGCAAAAAATGATTTCAGGGTGGTGCAATTGGATTAAATCCTAACTCATAAAAGGACCTAAAACAAGAAGTTCCGGATATGGGTGTTGAATAGTTAATGGCTATGTGACCAATTCGAATTATTTAAAATATCTGTATTAGAGGGGCTTTTGTAGAATTGGCAGGAAATTTTCAAAAACTCAGACGAAGTCAGATACGAAATTTTGACTGCAATGTATGGTTAGCGATTTTTACAGACAAAACACTTGAGAAGATTCCACTGCATTGAAGAGGCTTGGTATGCGAACTTGAGGAGGTTGGGTTTTGAGAGTTGAACGATTTGCCGGGAAAAGAGAACCGGAGCAGCCATATGGCTGCTCCGGTTTGTAAGACTGATTTTTTAACGGCGGATTTTGCTGAACTTGGAGCCTTCCACAGTAAGGTTGTACATCAATCCCTTGTTGTTGAATACAAAACCTATGATCGGGTCCTGAACTTTGGTAGTGCTGAGGTTCTTTGCCGCACCCCATTCCACCAGGGCGACAGAACCATCAACTCCCGCTTCCCAACCGTCGCTGGCACGAAACTTATGTAGTGCGTAATCATCCATAAACACCATAATGATGGTTTTAGCCTGGGCACCAAGCTGGAAGCCTATCGAGGCGCTGGCTGTGTTGTAATAATCGACGGTTTTGCCACCAACAAGCAGTGCTCCTTCACCATACTCGCCACCAACGACAAAGCCGCCCTTGAGCACGCTCGGGAACACGAGTACTCCCCTGGCGCTGTTCAGGAATTGCTGTCCTCCGCTGACGTTCAGGGTAAAACTTTTGAGAGCCGCATCAACCTCAATATCGATTTGACGGGCTGATTTAGCCTGGGCAAAAGTTGAAAACGAAAGAAATGTCAGCGCGATGAGAGCCAGGAGCGCAAAACGTGATTTGGGTTCGACTGCTTTTATACTCTTCATGTTCAAATCTCTATTGAGTTGGTCCATTACGACATCTCATATGGTCACGGAGATGGTATGTAATATACGAAAATCTAAAACATTTCAAACTGCATTAATATAGTAGGCAAGGCCGCTATGGCAATGTTTTAGGCTAAAAAAAAATCAAATTCTCGTGATAACATATTGTTAGAAGTCTGTTGCGGGGAGGGGTATCTGCAATTTGCCATTGGGGATAAACGTGTCAAAATGTTTCCATCTGGGCAACACCTCGTTGGTGGGAAAATCCGAAAGTGAATAACTGGCAATTTGACTGCAGGCAAAACTTATAAAATTAGTTTATCGGGTGCTGATGGTGAATTAATTTCTGATTGTTGCTTGAAATCAAGTTGACAAAGAGAGAACTCAAGGTAAGATCGGCCTGAAAGAGATGTGGCTGGAGTGGAATTTTCCCTGACAGGAAGATGCTCTTCAGACTGAATTATGGCAACAAGTCGGAAACGCAAATTATCAGGGGATCTGCAATGAAGAATAGAGTGATGACAAACGTCAGAAAACTGGCGTGTGGAGTAATTGGCCTGGCACTGGTGTCCGGTGTTGCGGTATCTGCCCAGGCGAGTGTGAAGTTTGGACATGTGGCACCACCATTCCATGGTATGTCCAAAGGTATCGATGATTTTGCTGCCTATGTGAAGGAAAAAACTGAAGGCCGTATCGATATTCAGACATTTCCGGCCGGACAGCTTGGTGGCGAGCGATCAATGGCTGAACAGGTGCAGAGCGGTACATTGCAGATCGCCTCAATAACCACCGCAGTTCTTCAGAATTTTGTGCCCCAGGCTGCTATCATGGACATGCCGTTTATCTTCCCGAACAGGGCAACGGCTTACGCCACCCTGGATGACCAGGAAGTGCAGGAAAAAATCTTTTCCTATTTCCCCAAGAAAGGTTTTGTCGGCATCGGTTGGACCGAAAACGAGATTCGTGATTTTGGCAACAGCAAGCGACCTGTCCGAACCCCGGAAGATGTAAAAGGTCTGAAAGTCAGGGTGATGAATTCACCTGTTTTCCTCGACACCTTCAAGGCACTCGGTGCTTCTCCGGTTGGAATTCCTTTTCCTGAGACCTATAACGCTCTTCAGGCAGGTGTGATCGATGCCCAGGAAAACCCCGTTCTGACAATGGTCCTGGTTAAATTCACTGAGGTTACCAAATATGTGACCATGACCCAGCACAGTGTTACCGAGTGTGCCATCATTGTTGGTATCGACTACTGGGAATCTTTAAGTGATGCTGACAGACAGATCTTCAGGGAAGCTGCGAAAATTGCCACCGATACCAATCGCAAGGTCAATGCCGAGTTGCATAACAAACTGCCGAAGTCCGAGATCTCCATTGAGGAATATGCCAAAGCCAACGGGGTTGAGATTGTTCACCTGACCGATGCCGAACGCGAAAGTTTCAGGGAGGCTGTTCAGCCTGTGTGGGATAAATACCGCAAAAAATTTGGTGATGATCTGTTCGATTTCATGCTCGACAAAATCA of the Desulfosediminicola ganghwensis genome contains:
- a CDS encoding DoxX family protein, whose product is METLKIIMYVARQLVIPFLLAAFFIAAGYVKLDGDPGMVANFERWGYPAWSMYLVGLIEILGAALLVFARARFYGALVIVVTMTGALLTHWQAGEMETASPAMILWGLAAIELWRNQKKRLKR
- a CDS encoding sulfotransferase, with translation MISFETLPTLLAVVIAPCIVFIESFRALPFNAELIKLRKHSTKSVSVIRSSRISDHRKGMVIPHYARLILQSTCLLGFFLLLCCSVFTLTYLATGYLLKTDLTQSFNSFLRVDTQISALLVGTLYAILRTKFTDSKHSKLDAYSRSSSFLHHLSLNYKVVRELAFDLDCAVIPKRDQPSPPPVFVSGLARGGTTILLEALYSTGVFSTLTYRNMPFVTAPYLWPKISQNYYQTGEKKERAHGDRLEVNFDSPEAFEEIFWLTFSKEQYVQKNSLAFQSRDKELEEKYRKYVNNILAASSSTKTGTRYLAKNNNNLLRIELITAAFPDGVILVPFRKPIDHASSLLKQHQHFCQIHKETPFARKYMTWLGHHEFGENIKPFEIDSTFPAAAQRPAHSIEFWLHYWTVSYRKLLDDHSHQLVFFNYDTLCNSPDTQLTKLAALLDLDPDKLGRFAKSILPARSYAHDYDIEPENVSQAQAVYLKLTQAAL
- a CDS encoding arylsulfotransferase family protein; protein product: MAILSAFSIGVYVYATKKWPYPLIAEIEKFITGDKEETKTLVEKVKNDLNFKPERHIINSDRGDLFSGKYTSLTDIPTKSRRSKPLIYLSPQAPEGYRLIYGAFDMEKSFHGAILLNNQGKVSHMWNISQENVSWKHRPDNNVFPHGIEIGRDGSIVVAYDSGTSLTRYDYCSNEVWRLKGNFHHSVALDNDNSVWAWGIPGIDKGYGMNLTKVDYDSGEVIRTFPLQEIMEANPSIDIFSILQQDSRDGSKWVPDRWHPNDIEPLPEKWIEQYPGFEPGDLLVSLRSPDLIFIINPDTLEVKWWRQGLARRQHDPDWNSKGTISIFNNNMHRGFSSIMEIDPVSYKHKTLVDGEKYNFYTWHQGKHQFLENNGILVTSPQQGWVFEVDEHGEIVFEFLNYYGGKKQFIKVSEARFLPTNFFEELPVCR
- a CDS encoding YSC84-related protein, with product MKSIKAVEPKSRFALLALIALTFLSFSTFAQAKSARQIDIEVDAALKSFTLNVSGGQQFLNSARGVLVFPSVLKGGFVVGGEYGEGALLVGGKTVDYYNTASASIGFQLGAQAKTIIMVFMDDYALHKFRASDGWEAGVDGSVALVEWGAAKNLSTTKVQDPIIGFVFNNKGLMYNLTVEGSKFSKIRR
- a CDS encoding DctP family TRAP transporter solute-binding subunit, which translates into the protein MKNRVMTNVRKLACGVIGLALVSGVAVSAQASVKFGHVAPPFHGMSKGIDDFAAYVKEKTEGRIDIQTFPAGQLGGERSMAEQVQSGTLQIASITTAVLQNFVPQAAIMDMPFIFPNRATAYATLDDQEVQEKIFSYFPKKGFVGIGWTENEIRDFGNSKRPVRTPEDVKGLKVRVMNSPVFLDTFKALGASPVGIPFPETYNALQAGVIDAQENPVLTMVLVKFTEVTKYVTMTQHSVTECAIIVGIDYWESLSDADRQIFREAAKIATDTNRKVNAELHNKLPKSEISIEEYAKANGVEIVHLTDAERESFREAVQPVWDKYRKKFGDDLFDFMLDKINEHKQ